In the Gloeocapsa sp. PCC 73106 genome, CGATCGCAGCACTCTACCAACTGAGCTAATTCCCCGGCTAAATATCTATTTTAGCAAAAATTTCGGCTAATCTGTCTAATTCTAAGTCACTTAACCGATCTACAGTCCAATTAGCGCGCCGTTGCAACATATGTACAGGATAGAAATTAGCAACACCCAATACCTGGATTTTAGCCTTTTTAGCCGCATCTATACCGCTAAAAGTTGTTTCTATAGCCAAACATTCCTGAGGGAATAGTTTTAAGCGTTGTAAAGCCAGTAAATGGCTATCAGGTTCAGGTTTAGAAGCTTCGAGATCATCTCCAGCTACAATTAACTGAAAATAGGCATTAATTCCTGTTTTTGCCAGAACTAACTTTACTTCTTCTCTTAAAGCACCCGTTACGATAGCCATGACTAAATTACGTTTTTGGATTTCCTCGAGAAAATCGACCAAACCAGGATAAATGGGTATTTCCTCCAGATTAAGTAACTGTTGTTGATAAGCTTCGGTTTTGAACTTAATTAACTTAGTCAAATTGGCATCAGAAATTATTCTATCCTTACTCGCCAAAAGTTCTTTCAAACCAGTGCGATCGCTCTTTCCCAAACAATACCGACGATAATCTTGCGGATCATGGAGTAAATTCTCTTTTAGGAGAATCTCTGTTAACACCTGTTCCCCAATCAACTCATCCTGGATAATCAAACCATTAAAATCAAACAGAACCGCTTTAAAACTCATTGACGCGTCATAAGTAATACATATACTTCTACTGCTAGACGCTAGCATTTACGGGTTCTTGTTCAGATTTAGCATCAGCTTCCTGTATTTCCAGTTGTATTAGTTCAATTTTGTAGCCGTTGGGATCTTCAACAAAAGCGATGACAGTAGAACCGTGTTGCATTGGTCCAGGTTCTCTAATTACTTTACCACCGAGGGATTTAATTTTAGCACAAGTAGCATAGATATCATCCACACCGAGGGCGATATGACCATAAGCGTTACCTAAATCATAGGTATCCACTCCCCAATTATAAGTTAACTCAATCACCGCTTCTGAAGCTTCATCGCCATAACCGACAAAAGCGAGAGTAAATTTGCCTCCTGGATAGTCTTTTTGGCGAATTAAGTTCATCCCCAGAACATCACAGTAAAATTTGAGTGATTCTTCTAGGTTACCTACTCTCAACATTGTGTGTAAAATACGCATAATTAAACCAACCTGCTTACTTGTTTTTAGTTTAACTAAAAAATAAAACTAAACTTTGTAATAAACCAATAATCAAGCCCAAGATTCCCCCCAAATTGACGATCGCCTGTAATTCATGCTTAACGATTCCTTGAACTGCTAGTTCTAAATCTTCAGAAGAAGTAGACTTAACGCGATCGATAATTACCTGATCTATCGATAAAATAGGGATAACCTGAGCGACTATTTTTTCTAGATCCTCTTCTAGATACCTTTCCAGAATTAACGCCAACTCCTGACTAATTATCTCCAAAGAAGTAGTAACCGCAGTGGATGCTTGTAAACGGTTAATAATAATCACCGCTACTTGATCCCAATCGATAGATTGACCCAAACCTTGGATAAATTGAGAACCTCGATCTTGAAGATAACCCTGTACCGTTTGTCGGGTAGTGCTACGTAATTGTCTCACAGTAACAACTGGAAGATTTTGCAGGGATAAACTCTTAAACCAGATTCTCAGACGACTGCGCACTTCCAGAGACAATAATAACTCTTGAAGACGGGTATTAGCGATTTCTTTTTCATCCAAGCAGAAACTACGTAGACGAGTCAAAGCGTTGCGCAAACCAAAGAGGTTAGCTACCACCCAATAGGTACCACTCGTTTTTTCCCGAAAACCATCGTCAATAACTTGGACATTGCGATCGCTCAAAAATTCTATCAAAGCTTGTCTTAAAGTTTCTGGGGGAATAACCACATCTAACAGCCAATCAGCTAATTGTTTAGCCTGCAAATCACTCAACTCAAATTCTAATAAAACCTGGTCAAAGATTTGATTAATCTGAGTTTCTAAAAAATCTTCTCGTCGCGCTAAAGCCTTTAATAAGCGTGGTAAAGACTCACTAAACAAATCTCGTAAAATCTCTGCTAATACCTTGGCGGTTTTCTGTTCTTTATCGTTACGAACTTGAGTTAGTGCCGATTGTAGTAACCAGAGGATCGCGCTTTGGACTCTTTCTGTTTCCAACAAACGTTTAGCTAAATTTTGCAGCTCCGTCGGTGTCAGTAAAGATCCCATGATCGTATCAGAGACTCGCTTAGCCAAACGTTCCTGATTACGAGGAATCAATCCAGGAGTAAAGGGTAATCGCCGCTTACCCAGATAAATCGCCTGATAGGGGCGAAATAGCATCTTGATGGCCAAATCATTAGTAAAATAGCCAATGATTGCCCCAGCTAGGGGAGGAATAATTAATTGCCAAATATTAACTGACTCCAACTTTATCTCAAATGATTTAGGGTCTTCTAGTTATTTTAACGAAAAACAAAAGTTAAGTTATGCTGGTAGTAAAACAAAAATTATTAGCACAGATTAGATACCTATGAAAAGATTACTACTGTTGATTTTGTTTTTAGTAGGTTTGGGTTTTGCGGTAGTCAATTACCCAGGTCTAGCCAATCAAGGCGAATTTGATTCTATTGTACTCGACTTTCGCGAAGACTTACCCAAGGTAGATATCAGAGCGAGTATTGAAGCGATCGCCCATGATTATAATCGAGAAGTCAGCCTCAACAGCGTTTATAGCACCGATGACCATATTTACGTAGTTGAAGGCGACAAAACCCTACTCAACAATTTGCGTCGCTCTCCCGTTAAAAAACTGACTGAATATATCGAACCTAACTATATCTATCGTGCTCTCGAAGTTCCCAACGACCCTGAATATTCGAAACAGTGGAACTTGCGTAGTATTAACGTGGAACAAGCGTGGGACGAAGCCAAGGGTTCTGGTATTACTGTCGCTGTGATTGATACAGGAGTTAGTAAAGCTCCCGACTTTCAACAAACCGAATTTGTCGAAGGCTACGATTTTGTCAACGATCGCTCCGGAGCAGGAGATGATGTGGGACATGGAACCCACGTAGCTGGAACCATCGCCCAATCCACTAACAATAACTACGGTGTGGCGGGTATCGCTTATCAAGCCAAAATCATGCCCATTAAAGTACTAGGCGCCACTGGTGGAGGTACTATCGCCGATATCGCCGAAGGAATTCGCTTCGCAGCTGATCATGACGCTGATGTAATTAATCTCAGTCTTGGAGGTGGAGGAGCCAGTAACCTCATGGAAGAAGCGATTGACTACGCCTATTCTAAGGGAGTAGTAATTGTTGCTGCAGCTGGTAACTCTAATCAAAATGCCTCAGCTTACCCCGCGCGCTATCCCAAAGTCATCGGTGTTGCAGCTTTAGACTCTGGAGGTGATAAAGCCGAATACTCTAACTTTGGTGCAGGAGTAGATATCTCCGCGCCAGGTGGTGGCAAAGAAAGTAAAATAGTGCAGAATACGATCGATCCCAAAACGGGGGAATTCGTCTTCGCCGGATATCAGGGTACAAGTATGGCAACGCCTCATGTAGCTGGAGTAGCCGCTTTAGTTAAAGAGTTGGGGGTACAAGAACCTGCAGTAGTACTCAGTGTCCTCAAACAATCAGCCCGCAAGATAGAACAAGATCCCCTCAATCACTATGGCGCGGGACAATTAGACGCAGCCAACGCGGTGAAATTAGCCTTGCGCGGACAGCTCAGTTTTCGAGACTTTTTCCGATGGATCAGAGATAATGGCTATCTCAATCCTCGTTTTTGGATCGATGGTGGTGCGGTGGCTTTGCTTCCTAAAATTGCCATGGTCTTGGGATCTTATCTGCTAGCTTGGTTATTACGCAACTATTTCCCTTTTGGTTGGAGTTGGTCTTTGAGTAATGGTCTAATCTTAGGTAGTTCGGGTCTATTTCTGTTCAGAGGATTCTATATCTTTGATTTACCTCAATGGCCATTTCGTCTGTTGGGTAGTTCTCTATCTGAGTTAGGTAATGTAGTTCAAGGCACTACTCTATTAAATCCCCTGTTCGCTAGTGTCTTGATTCCCTTTTTACTAATTGGTTTACTCTCGAGTAATCAGGTGGGCAAATGGTTCGCTGTGGGCTGTAGTTTGGGTATGGCGTCGGCTTTGGGCGTGATGGCGATCGCTTCTCCCGACTTATGGCTAATTGGTACGGGTGCGATCGCGCGTGGCTTTTTAGTAGTCAACGCCTTACTTTGTTTCGGACTGGGTTATCTAGCTAGTCAAGGAGAAGCACAAGTACTATGAATACTCAACTCACGGGAACGATTTCCTATCAAGATATTGGCGTGGGAACTTGGGTTTTAGTTACCTCCAATCAGGAAACCTACGAACTCCACGATCCCTCTCCTCAATTGCGTAAAGCTGGTCTTAAAGTCGCAGTACAGGGCGTAATTAGAGAAGATATCATGACTCTAGCAATGATTGGACCTGTTTTTGAAGTTGCATCTTTCGAGATTCTCTCTTAAAAAGCTTTAACCCCTCTCTCTCAGCAGCAGGGGGGATAAAAGTTTTAGTGACACGATTAAACCGTAGTAAAACGGACTAAACTGTAGTTTTTGGTCTCACCTTGTGTGCGGCAGGTATTTGTCAGTATTCTTCATCTACAAACAAACCTAATGTGAGGACAGCAATTATTATCAGTGCCCGCGATATGAGCAAGAAGGAACGCAAAGCTTATGGACGCAAGTAAACTCAGTAGCATTTCTAAAGCAGACACCGATGAAAAAATTGGTGAATTTTGGGATACCCATGATTTCACTGATTTTGACACCGATGCGCCTGATGTCGAGTTTGAGATAGCTTACACAGTCCCACTTGAAGTTGATCTGTTCGGTGAAATTGAAAAACAAGCTCGACTGCGTGGAGTGAAAGTCGAAACTTTAGTCAACCTTTGGTTACGGCAGAAGCTTGCTGAACAAAAGGCATAGAAAGCTGAAGCCAAAAAAACGCGACGACCGAAGGAGATATTAAAAGGGATACTATACAACATGATGCGAAAAGGAGTAAAGTTCAATCAAAGTGCGATCGCCCATAAGTTGGGTGTACACCAATCTCAGATTTCCCGCTTCTTTAAAAACCTCCAGAAACAATTAGCTGAAAAGGGGATAAGTTGCACCTACAAAGCAGATAAAAGAATTATGCAAGTCGCTATATAGTGACCTTATAGCAAAACGCATAAAACCAAATGGTGACGGGTTAAGAGAAGAAATGCGAGCTTTAATTGAGTGTATCGAGAGCGATCCAGAAACCTGGTTAAGCGATCTACTCAAAGACTTCGTGTATAAAGGGTACAGCTATGTGCGTCAATTTTGGCTAGAAGGAATGCCAAAAAGCGTAGTAAAACAGATTATTGGGATGCTGCTAGGAGCGA is a window encoding:
- a CDS encoding HAD family phosphatase, whose amino-acid sequence is MSFKAVLFDFNGLIIQDELIGEQVLTEILLKENLLHDPQDYRRYCLGKSDRTGLKELLASKDRIISDANLTKLIKFKTEAYQQQLLNLEEIPIYPGLVDFLEEIQKRNLVMAIVTGALREEVKLVLAKTGINAYFQLIVAGDDLEASKPEPDSHLLALQRLKLFPQECLAIETTFSGIDAAKKAKIQVLGVANFYPVHMLQRRANWTVDRLSDLELDRLAEIFAKIDI
- the gloA gene encoding lactoylglutathione lyase, producing the protein MRILHTMLRVGNLEESLKFYCDVLGMNLIRQKDYPGGKFTLAFVGYGDEASEAVIELTYNWGVDTYDLGNAYGHIALGVDDIYATCAKIKSLGGKVIREPGPMQHGSTVIAFVEDPNGYKIELIQLEIQEADAKSEQEPVNASV
- a CDS encoding DUF445 domain-containing protein; this encodes MESVNIWQLIIPPLAGAIIGYFTNDLAIKMLFRPYQAIYLGKRRLPFTPGLIPRNQERLAKRVSDTIMGSLLTPTELQNLAKRLLETERVQSAILWLLQSALTQVRNDKEQKTAKVLAEILRDLFSESLPRLLKALARREDFLETQINQIFDQVLLEFELSDLQAKQLADWLLDVVIPPETLRQALIEFLSDRNVQVIDDGFREKTSGTYWVVANLFGLRNALTRLRSFCLDEKEIANTRLQELLLSLEVRSRLRIWFKSLSLQNLPVVTVRQLRSTTRQTVQGYLQDRGSQFIQGLGQSIDWDQVAVIIINRLQASTAVTTSLEIISQELALILERYLEEDLEKIVAQVIPILSIDQVIIDRVKSTSSEDLELAVQGIVKHELQAIVNLGGILGLIIGLLQSLVLFFS
- a CDS encoding S8 family peptidase; its protein translation is MKRLLLLILFLVGLGFAVVNYPGLANQGEFDSIVLDFREDLPKVDIRASIEAIAHDYNREVSLNSVYSTDDHIYVVEGDKTLLNNLRRSPVKKLTEYIEPNYIYRALEVPNDPEYSKQWNLRSINVEQAWDEAKGSGITVAVIDTGVSKAPDFQQTEFVEGYDFVNDRSGAGDDVGHGTHVAGTIAQSTNNNYGVAGIAYQAKIMPIKVLGATGGGTIADIAEGIRFAADHDADVINLSLGGGGASNLMEEAIDYAYSKGVVIVAAAGNSNQNASAYPARYPKVIGVAALDSGGDKAEYSNFGAGVDISAPGGGKESKIVQNTIDPKTGEFVFAGYQGTSMATPHVAGVAALVKELGVQEPAVVLSVLKQSARKIEQDPLNHYGAGQLDAANAVKLALRGQLSFRDFFRWIRDNGYLNPRFWIDGGAVALLPKIAMVLGSYLLAWLLRNYFPFGWSWSLSNGLILGSSGLFLFRGFYIFDLPQWPFRLLGSSLSELGNVVQGTTLLNPLFASVLIPFLLIGLLSSNQVGKWFAVGCSLGMASALGVMAIASPDLWLIGTGAIARGFLVVNALLCFGLGYLASQGEAQVL
- a CDS encoding CopG family antitoxin, with translation MDASKLSSISKADTDEKIGEFWDTHDFTDFDTDAPDVEFEIAYTVPLEVDLFGEIEKQARLRGVKVETLVNLWLRQKLAEQKA